The nucleotide window CGCACATATGCGCGTGAGTTGGGATGACGAGATTTGTGTGCTCAACCGATGGAAGATGTTCGTGCTGTGTAACCAGCTTCCAATCGACTGAGACACCGTCTGCAGCTCTCATTGGTCGATTTTTGTGATTCGCTCCTGCGTGCTCCGGAACTCTGGTGAAGTGCCATACTGGAAGTGGTGGGGTGGTTCAACCACCCTCAGCAATCCGACCTGATTTTTGTTCCGAGCTTCCAAGGTTGGTGTAGGTGGTCGGATGCTTCCGGGttccctcctcagcaacccgGAATCCCCTCTCATCCTGAGACGGCCGCCGACGTTGAGATCTGACTCCCGGGAGAGGGCCCGGCCGTCCACCGTCGCCGTGCTTCGGAAATTTTGTGACGGCGGGGAGATCAGATAAAAGCGGTAAGGCTAATGTTAGCGCATGTAGGGGACAGCTGCTCGGCACGCTCACGGCGGCTCCAAAACGGAAGAATGTGGCCACGGGATGGGCCTTCTCTTGATTGTGGGTGGGAGCTGCTTCTCATTTAGAAATCCACCCGCCCAAACGGCTCGCTTCCCGAGTCGAGCGTGCTGCGGGCAACGCATTGCCTGGCCGAATTGGGAGGGGCATGATGTGTAACTCAAAGACTGGATGAAATGTGATGGACACCGGGACATTGGAAAGATCAGAAGACTCGGTtagggcgaggttggcagAGAGGTGCACCGGTAAATCTTCGAGGAACCCCCGCCCACGCCGTCGGGAATCGGGATCCGTACTATAGCGGCCTCGCTGCCAGGATGGGGGCGAGGTGGGTACAGAAAAAAAGGTGTAACCGCCTAGCACTGCAACGCAAACGGTCACTAATGTAGCAGATGATGAAAGATGCAAAGAGGTGTAAAGACTTTTCTTTGAGGGAGACGAAGAGCAAAGCGGAGATAAGCGTACCTATAGCATCGTCGATAACGCCCATGATCACCGTCAACCCAAGACAAGACCCCCTCCAAACTTGACACAGCATGAACTCGGGAGAtccttggtgatgctgttgacGAAGGAGATTAGATCAGACTGTACACGATGGGTACACCACCTCGCCGTGGACCTGAGCGAGATGTCGTCACAGCGGGCTGCTGCAGGTGCATATCCGCACACCCGATTTCTTCCAAAGCTGAAGAAAGAACTTTTGATGTGCCCGTGGCGCTGACACATTCGAGGCACGGCCATGTAGGGTTTCAGAAGGGTGCATGTACTGGAGGTCAGCCTTGCACATATCACCCTCGAAATTGGCCCTGCTTGATAAAATACCTCACGACGTGCCACATCTGGGGTAATTCCTGTCAAAATCTGCGCGCCAAGATGAGGAAGTTGAGGTAACTCTTAATTACATTGATATTATTACTACAAGAGCATGCCACCACGGTGCCTTTACCAGTCTCCCAGTGCACTGCTGTACGGGTTTTTGGTAGCGGCACCTAGGTTGTGCCCCCCATGCTCTGGTGCCCGGGTCCTTGTCAGGGGAGCTCATGCTTGCCGGCATACCCCTCCAAGACCTCATGTTGGTGGTTCCTTCCGTCCTGGGACCGAAATGTCAAATTCTAACGGCAACTGTGACCCAGCTGTCGATAACCGGGGCAAGAACGACCGTCCTACCCGTAATACTGGAAGGAGCAATCCATCACCTGAGCTGTCACCCCAGATTACTCCGTATCTACATACACTACTCTTCCCCGGATCGGCTCCCAGCGAAACAGGAATAGCTTTACTCACGTCTGggtccctcctcatctcgcGCCAGCGGATCAAGATCATCAACATCCGGCCCCACCCCCGTCATCTCGGCGGCACTCGGAAGATAGCTCTTGTGGGCCCCTGTTGCGCATCCGTTCTGGATTTCCGGGGCAGGCCAGCTCCAGACAGGAGTCTTGATACGGGACACGGACGCGTTGATGAACGTTCGAagctccctctctctctcaaatCTCAGTGCTGTCACTAAAAGAGACGATACAGCGGAGCGACCCTGGGCCAATCGACGTCTCCCATCGGCGACCCGTCTGCATGGTGCGTTACTGGGTGCGTTGCCCAGCGTTCGGTTCCAACTGTCTGCAACGGCACTGGTGCACTGCTACCCAGTCTAACTGTCGGTCATATTAACCGTAGCAGAAGTAGCAGGGAGGCACCCAGACGCCCAAAAAGTACTTACCCATTCCCTCCCACCGCAGCGACTGGGCTCGTTCTCGATTTtgaaccctcccctcccccctccactgTCTGTGCCCTGTAACAGCCCTGAGATGACCGGGGGGTTTGCTGGCATTGTGGTTTACCCTTCGATTTGCAGCCATCCATGGCCATCCACCTACCAGGGTGACCTGCCTACGACTATCCCTGCTCCGTCTAGCCCCATCTCAAATGCGCCGTTGCTCTTCTTTAAGTCGCACAAAAACCACCGGCTTCCACTGGCTCCAAATCTCTCCTTCAACCGACCGACTCTCACTAGCCGCCCAGCCTGAGAGTAGTATCACCGAGCATCGATATATACGGCACGACGACCACCCGGCACCTGGCAcctctccagcaccttgGGCACCAATCCATACGCGCGCCTTTTCacgcctccagctccccagaCGACGAACAGGGTGACGATACACTTCTTCTGCAGCTCTCCGATAGTCTTCCTCCAATCTTCGGTCATCTGGCGCAGAGCACTAACACGGTTGTGCGCGCTGTGCTGTGATACTCGATTCACCAGGACTCCCCATACCGGGAATCACCCTCTGCGTCATCGCTTGTCTGACAACCAGGCCTCCTTTCTCGTGCGTCTGCAGCCGACTCCTTCTCCAGTAAACAAGCGGCCGGTTCAGTTCGGCCGGATCCTGCTGTCGTCCATCCTCAAAAGGGGACCGCTGTCTTGGACCAAAGAAGAGGCGCCAAAGGCCCGCCTCCGAAGCACTTGCCATCTCGCCCCACGTCAGACTTTTGCATCTTTTCGAAAACATCATAAACCTCTTTCAGGAGACCCGCCAAATATTCTGGCCCCCGAGGACACCGGGCAGTGACACTCTTGAACTTGGCTGCATCGGGTAATGTCGATCAGCGTCTCTGGATCTGGGGTACGGTCTGGAAGTTTGTCTCCCCAGGCGGAGACTTCCGTGAGACCATCGTGTTAACTGAGCTTACACCGACGCCGTCCTCATCGAAGCCCTCGACCCGAGTTAGACGGTCCCCTTCCGGACTCTTGGCTACGCCAaagccgcctcctccatgcAGCGCAGCCATCCAGGTGACGACTCCTGGACACCTCTCGGCCAACGCCGAGGGATATCAGACCTGGCGCGATCCGCCTTGAGTCTCGACTTGCACTGGGTCAGGGCAGACACTGAAAGTGCTGCTCGTCAGAGGAGctatccctctccccccatGTCAGGATCTCCATCGATCCCCCCTAAACTCAGCCAGGAGGCAGCCGAACGGGCGCAGGGAAGCTATCAGCCCATCACGCAGGATGTTTACCGTGGAATCCCAACATCACAAGGTCACGAAAGAGCGCAGGCGAGTAACATAGCCGGACCTTCTCGGCAATTCCTCACCGATCCACCAGAACGAACCGCATATTCTTTCCCTCCACAGCAATCTGAGAGACCGGCACCTCAGCCTCTTACTTACTCCCATTTGTCCAGCCAGATCGGTGGACAACCAGGGCCGGCATATCTCCCAATCCCAGGCACAGGCAGTGCAGTTGGGCCACCGGGACAGCTAGCAGCTTCGCAAACCTATCCTTCAGCACTTCACTCACAGCTGCAAGATCCTCTTCAACATAGCTCTGCAaaggcgaggaagaccaAGGGGCATGTGGCATCCGCATGTGTGCCGTGCAAGAAAGCCCACCTTCGGTTGGTTGCCCTGTCAAAACCTGTTGGCATTGCCTAAAGACACGAGACTGACAGCTTGCAGATGTGACCGTAGGTACCCAGAGCCCTTTCGCCCCGATTGATCACAAGAAGCAGGACAGAAATTGGACGCAGAGTGTGAACAGGCATCGCCAACGCTGCGGCACCGCAAATGCGATCCCTGGTTTTGATTGACATGATATTGTCAACAATTCCGGGATTGTTTTAGGCGCGGCATCGACTAGCGCCTAGCACCAGTGTGACGCGGTATACCCCCATGAGCAATTTCTGTTTTTGGCACGGCATACTCAAGATGAGACGACCCACTAGGCCAGTGACGAATGGGTTGGGAACTCTTGGGCCGCCCGACTGCAGGAACGGGTGGAGGTGGTTCTCAAGCGGGTTCCATGCTGTTCCGGGCCCGGGTAGGAGAATGCAGATAATCCAGCATGCTTATGCGTGGATGAGCTCGCCGACAGTTGGCTCGCTACTGCAGCGCGGATGCTTGGTCCTGCGGCAAAACCGGGCCGCTGCCCTTGAGGTGTGGTGGGATTCCCGCAAATACACGGCCCGGACGCCTCTGTTTCCACCATCGTTTTAGCCATGGTGGCGCCGAGATGGGAATGGGCTTTGTCGATGAGGAATCCCAACTGCTTGTCCTTTCTGTTCACCAAGTACTTCGAAGT belongs to Podospora bellae-mahoneyi strain CBS 112042 chromosome 6, whole genome shotgun sequence and includes:
- a CDS encoding hypothetical protein (EggNog:ENOG503PU71; COG:S), giving the protein MQRSHPGDDSWTPLGQRRGISDLARSALSLDLHWVRADTESAARQRSYPSPPMSGSPSIPPKLSQEAAERAQGSYQPITQDVYRGIPTSQGHERAQASNIAGPSRQFLTDPPERTAYSFPPQQSERPAPQPLTYSHLSSQIGGQPGPAYLPIPGTGSAVGPPGQLAASQTYPSALHSQLQDPLQHSSAKARKTKGHVASACVPCKKAHLRCDRRYPEPFRPD